A part of bacterium genomic DNA contains:
- the mobB gene encoding molybdopterin-guanine dinucleotide biosynthesis protein B, producing MVPVVSIVGGKNSGKTRLIEGIVPELKKRGYRIGTIKHDHHGLTAEDVDREGTDTYRHQLCGAESVVLS from the coding sequence ATGGTCCCCGTAGTTTCTATCGTAGGTGGGAAGAATAGCGGCAAGACCCGGTTAATAGAAGGGATAGTGCCGGAATTAAAAAAACGTGGCTATCGGATCGGGACGATTAAGCATGACCACCACGGGCTTACGGCCGAAGATGTAGACCGTGAAGGGACAGATACCTATCGGCATCAGCTCTGCGGTGCAGAATCGGTGGTTTTATC